One genomic segment of Streptomyces niveus includes these proteins:
- a CDS encoding Fpg/Nei family DNA glycosylase, translated as MPEVPEVEALREFLDGHLVGKEVARVLPLSINVLKTYDPPLTALEGATVSGIERHGKWLDIVAGDSGLHLVIHLARAGWLRWKDEFPATPPRPGKGPLALRTVLTGGDGFDLTEAGTTKRLAVHLVRCPFEVPAVASLGPDPLDESFDRDALAALLAGERRQLKGALRDQRLIAGIGNAYSDEILHAAKMSPFKPVQNLTDDEITVLHDAMRTTLNSAIERSRGVAAGRLKAEKKSGLRVHGRAGETCPVCGDTIRSVAFADSSLQYCPTCQTGGKPLADRRTSRFLK; from the coding sequence ATGCCGGAAGTCCCCGAAGTCGAAGCGCTGAGAGAGTTCCTCGACGGCCATCTGGTCGGCAAGGAGGTAGCCCGCGTCCTGCCCCTGTCGATCAACGTCCTCAAGACGTACGACCCGCCGCTCACCGCCCTGGAGGGCGCCACCGTCAGCGGCATCGAGCGGCACGGCAAGTGGCTCGACATCGTGGCGGGCGACTCCGGGCTCCATCTCGTGATCCATCTGGCCCGCGCGGGCTGGCTGCGCTGGAAGGACGAGTTCCCCGCCACCCCGCCGCGCCCGGGAAAGGGGCCACTGGCGCTGCGGACCGTCCTGACCGGGGGCGACGGCTTCGACCTGACCGAGGCGGGCACCACCAAGCGCCTCGCCGTCCATCTCGTACGCTGCCCCTTCGAGGTGCCCGCCGTCGCGAGCCTGGGCCCCGACCCGCTGGACGAGTCCTTCGACCGCGACGCCCTCGCCGCGCTGCTCGCGGGGGAACGGCGCCAGCTCAAGGGCGCCCTGCGGGACCAGCGGCTGATCGCGGGCATCGGCAACGCGTACAGCGACGAGATCCTGCACGCGGCGAAGATGTCACCCTTCAAGCCGGTCCAGAATCTGACCGACGACGAGATCACCGTCCTCCACGACGCGATGCGCACGACGCTGAACTCGGCGATCGAGCGCTCGCGAGGCGTCGCCGCGGGCCGGCTCAAGGCCGAGAAGAAGAGCGGTCTGCGGGTGCACGGCCGGGCCGGCGAGACCTGCCCCGTCTGCGGCGACACCATCAGGTCGGTCGCCTTCGCGGACTCCTCGCTCCAGTACTGCCCGACCTGCCAGACGGGCGGCAAACCGCTCGCCGACCGCCGGACGTCCCGCTTCCTCAAGTAG
- a CDS encoding amidohydrolase family protein, producing MSGAPHRPPTPSAPVVDAHHHVWDLSVRDQDWITGPAMAPIRRDFGVADLAPEARAAGVGATVLVQTVTVAGETPEFLALADTSELIAGVVGWTDLTAPDIADTLAALREMPGGDKLVGIRHQVQGEPDPEWLLRPDVRRGLTAVAAAGLAYDLIVLPHQLPAAITAAALLPQLTFVLDHLGKPPVSAGDLDPWAGHIRALAARPNAVCKLSGLVTEAAWDSWTADTLRPYTETALDAFGSARLMFGSDWPVCRLAASYAEVVAVTRTLTGGLSENERRAVFGGTATAVYGL from the coding sequence ATGAGCGGAGCCCCGCACCGACCACCGACCCCGTCGGCGCCCGTCGTGGACGCCCACCACCATGTGTGGGACCTCTCCGTACGCGACCAGGACTGGATCACCGGCCCCGCGATGGCACCCATCCGGCGGGACTTCGGCGTCGCCGATCTCGCACCCGAGGCCCGCGCGGCCGGAGTCGGCGCCACCGTTCTCGTCCAGACCGTCACGGTCGCCGGGGAGACCCCCGAATTCCTCGCCCTCGCCGACACGAGCGAGCTGATCGCCGGTGTCGTCGGCTGGACCGACCTCACCGCCCCCGACATCGCCGACACCCTCGCCGCGCTGCGCGAGATGCCCGGCGGCGACAAGCTCGTGGGCATCCGGCACCAGGTCCAGGGCGAACCCGACCCCGAGTGGCTGCTGCGTCCCGACGTACGGCGCGGGCTCACCGCCGTGGCCGCCGCCGGGCTCGCGTACGACCTGATCGTCCTGCCCCACCAGCTCCCGGCCGCGATCACGGCCGCCGCACTGCTGCCCCAGCTGACCTTCGTACTCGACCACCTTGGCAAGCCGCCCGTCTCCGCCGGTGACCTAGACCCCTGGGCCGGTCACATCCGGGCACTGGCCGCCAGGCCCAACGCCGTCTGCAAGCTCTCCGGGCTGGTCACCGAGGCCGCGTGGGACTCCTGGACGGCGGACACGCTGCGCCCGTACACCGAGACCGCGCTCGACGCGTTCGGCTCCGCGCGGCTGATGTTCGGCTCCGACTGGCCGGTGTGCCGGCTGGCCGCCTCGTACGCCGAGGTCGTGGCCGTCACCCGTACGCTGACCGGCGGTCTGAGCGAGAACGAGCGGCGGGCGGTCTTCGGCGGGACGGCCACGGCGGTCTACGGGCTCTGA
- a CDS encoding aldo/keto reductase has translation MRQNTLGSGEVGVSELSFGTAGIGNLYTPVEPERAAAAVDAAWEAGIRYFDTAPHYGLGLAERRLGEALRSRPRAEYTLSTKVGRLLEPLPFADGDDLDNGFAVRGTHRRVWDFSADGVRRSIDDSLERLGTDRIDTVYLHDPDDHVAAAFGQAYPALERLRAEGVVGAIGAGMNQTAVLTRFLRDTDVDVVLCAGRHTLLDQSALAELLPEAAARGRSVVVGGVFNSGLLADPRPGATYDYAAAPPALLERALRIKAVAERHGVPLRAAAIAYPLLHPAVVSVLVGTRSAEEVEDAADMYGRAVPDALWDDLRAEGLLEGDAR, from the coding sequence ATGCGGCAGAACACGCTCGGAAGCGGCGAGGTCGGCGTATCCGAGCTCTCCTTCGGAACGGCCGGGATCGGCAATCTCTACACCCCCGTCGAACCGGAGCGGGCCGCGGCGGCCGTCGACGCCGCCTGGGAAGCGGGCATCCGCTACTTCGACACCGCACCGCACTACGGCCTCGGCCTCGCCGAACGTCGCCTCGGCGAAGCCCTGCGCTCCCGCCCCCGCGCCGAGTACACCCTGTCGACCAAGGTGGGCCGGCTGCTGGAACCCCTGCCGTTCGCCGACGGCGACGACCTCGACAACGGCTTCGCCGTCCGTGGCACCCACCGCCGCGTCTGGGACTTCAGCGCCGACGGCGTACGGCGGAGCATCGACGACAGCCTGGAGCGGCTCGGCACCGACCGGATCGACACCGTCTATCTGCACGACCCCGACGACCATGTCGCCGCCGCCTTCGGACAGGCGTACCCCGCGCTGGAACGGCTGCGGGCCGAGGGAGTCGTCGGCGCGATCGGCGCCGGGATGAACCAGACGGCCGTCCTGACCCGCTTCCTCCGGGACACGGACGTCGACGTCGTCCTGTGCGCGGGCCGCCACACCCTCCTCGACCAGTCCGCCCTCGCCGAACTCCTGCCCGAGGCCGCCGCCCGCGGCCGCAGCGTGGTCGTCGGCGGCGTCTTCAACTCCGGGCTGCTCGCCGACCCGCGCCCCGGCGCGACGTACGACTACGCGGCCGCCCCGCCCGCGCTGCTGGAACGCGCCCTGCGCATCAAGGCCGTCGCCGAGCGGCACGGCGTCCCGCTGCGCGCCGCCGCGATCGCCTATCCACTGCTCCACCCGGCCGTCGTGAGCGTCCTCGTCGGCACCCGGTCGGCGGAGGAGGTCGAGGACGCGGCGGACATGTACGGCCGCGCGGTCCCCGACGCGCTCTGGGACGACCTGCGCGCCGAGGGCCTGCTGGAGGGCGACGCCCGATGA
- a CDS encoding wax ester/triacylglycerol synthase family O-acyltransferase: protein MTTELLAPLDLAFWHLESPEHPMHLGALAVFEAAPGVQDGPGAPGVRTGVDDEALLDLLATRAAAVPRLRMLVRDVLLPVGGAAWSVDEDFDVRRHVRLVELPPGDFAEEASRLAGELMERPLERGIPPWEMYVLAGGPTEGGAPGGRPFAVLVKLHHALADGMRAVAIGAGIFDEIADARAAGTRRARPTPPRSWLPGPWQVADMARNRLGELGRALGIGASVVRASRLDLRGTPALMAGSSGTRQLATAVLPLEDVRQVRKAHGGTVNDVLLATVAGALRRWMLERGEELPDRDPRSDPRALVPVSGRRPSRVRQGTGAGGGSGSGNMLSAYLLGLPVSEPDPLSRLTAVRRSMDRNKKDGPSRGAGAVAVLAGQLHPLAHRLGAPIAGSAARILFDVLVTSVPLPRATLSFGGCPLREIYPMAPLARGQSLAVGLTTYGGQVHVGLVADGKAVPDLGGLAKNMNEELNVLLRATAPTAPAVVTVPPAAVPGERDMSAVPAVPAVSAGADLVG from the coding sequence CTGGCATCTCGAATCCCCGGAGCACCCGATGCACCTCGGTGCGCTCGCCGTCTTCGAGGCGGCGCCGGGCGTACAGGACGGCCCCGGCGCGCCGGGCGTGCGGACCGGTGTCGACGACGAGGCCCTGCTGGACCTGCTGGCCACCCGCGCGGCGGCCGTTCCCCGGCTGCGGATGCTGGTGCGGGACGTCCTGCTGCCCGTCGGCGGCGCCGCCTGGAGCGTGGACGAGGACTTCGACGTACGCAGACACGTCAGGCTCGTGGAACTGCCGCCCGGGGACTTCGCCGAGGAGGCCTCGCGGCTCGCCGGGGAGCTGATGGAACGGCCGCTGGAGCGCGGCATCCCGCCCTGGGAGATGTACGTCCTGGCGGGCGGGCCGACGGAAGGCGGGGCGCCGGGCGGACGGCCCTTCGCCGTCCTGGTGAAGCTGCACCACGCCCTCGCGGACGGCATGCGCGCTGTGGCCATCGGCGCCGGGATCTTCGACGAGATCGCCGACGCGCGAGCCGCCGGCACCCGCCGCGCCCGCCCCACGCCGCCCCGCTCCTGGCTGCCCGGCCCCTGGCAGGTGGCCGACATGGCGAGGAACCGGCTCGGTGAGCTGGGCCGGGCGCTCGGGATCGGCGCCTCCGTCGTCCGTGCCAGCCGGCTCGATCTGCGCGGTACGCCGGCCCTCATGGCGGGCTCCAGCGGTACGCGGCAACTCGCCACCGCTGTGCTCCCGCTGGAGGACGTACGGCAGGTGCGCAAGGCGCACGGCGGCACGGTCAACGACGTCCTCCTCGCCACCGTGGCGGGCGCGCTGCGCCGCTGGATGCTGGAGCGGGGCGAAGAACTGCCGGACCGCGACCCGCGCTCCGACCCGCGCGCCCTGGTGCCGGTCTCGGGACGGCGGCCGAGCCGGGTCAGACAGGGTACGGGTGCCGGCGGGGGCTCCGGCTCCGGCAACATGCTCTCCGCGTATCTGCTCGGCCTGCCGGTCTCCGAGCCCGATCCGCTGTCCCGGCTGACGGCGGTGCGCCGGTCCATGGACCGCAACAAGAAGGACGGTCCCTCGCGGGGCGCCGGGGCCGTCGCCGTACTCGCCGGTCAGCTGCATCCGCTCGCACACCGGCTCGGCGCGCCGATCGCGGGCAGCGCGGCCAGGATCCTCTTCGACGTCCTCGTGACGAGCGTGCCGCTGCCGCGCGCGACGCTCTCGTTCGGCGGCTGTCCGCTGCGGGAGATCTATCCGATGGCGCCGCTGGCGCGGGGGCAGTCCCTGGCGGTGGGGCTGACGACGTACGGCGGACAGGTCCATGTCGGACTCGTCGCCGACGGCAAGGCGGTGCCCGACCTCGGAGGGCTCGCGAAGAACATGAACGAGGAGCTGAACGTACTGCTCCGCGCGACGGCGCCCACCGCCCCCGCCGTGGTCACTGTCCCCCCGGCCGCCGTCCCCGGCGAACGCGACATGTCCGCTGTGCCCGCTGTGCCTGCGGTGTCCGCAGGGGCCGACCTGGTCGGATAG